Below is a window of Salvelinus alpinus chromosome 5, SLU_Salpinus.1, whole genome shotgun sequence DNA.
tgtagattggatcAAAAATGACAAAAAGactcagaataaggctgtaaatgtggaggggtctgaatactttccgaatgcaccttACTCATAGACCTACAGCATCACAAGTAGGTCAAACTTGATAGTTTAGTGTGCTGGTGCTCTAACCAATATGTTTTGGGGGGTCTGGAGTGCTGATACATGCATCATCTGCCTTGACCTGTATTACTTgcagtggtgtgaagtacttaagtaaaaatacattaaagtacttaagtagtttttgggggtatctgtactttactattttatatttttgcctacttttacttcactacattcctaaagaaaataatgtactttttactccatacattatcatgacacccagaagtactcgttatattttgaatgtaaaatggtcaaaaatcacacacttatcaaaagaacgtccctggtcatccctactgcctctgatctggcggactcactaaaaacaaatgcttagtttgtaaattatgtctgagtgttggtgtgcccctggctatctgacAATAATAAAATTGTcccttctggtttgcttaatatatgtttattactttttatacttttttttttaaatactttttatacttgagtacatttaaaaccaaatacttttactcaagtagtattttactgggtgacttttacttgtcattttctattaaggtatctttactttcacttaagtatgacaattgagtactttttccaccactgattacTTGACTGATTGTATAACAGTCACTTTTTATTGTACCGACTGTGCACGAGCACGTTCCGTCCTTTTATCGATTTGTGGGTGTAACGCGCACGTAGCGACAGCTGAGCTACGTTCAGTGTGGAAAAACGTACTGTAACGTTCAATTCAATGGAAACGGTGCTGTTCTGAACGACCAGTTCAAAAAGGGGGAAGGCGTGGTTGCGTGGGTTTTGTGTTGGAGGAACGCTGTGCCGCAGTTATTTACAGTAAATTGCTTCAATACACACCCACCAAACGTACCTCAAAGTATGTTCAAGATTGTTTTAGGGAAACGTGTCGTTCAGTACAAACCGTTAAGCAACGTAAACGTTCAATCGAACTGAACGCACCCCTGAGTATCCTGGGATGACTGTTTCCGCCTCTAGCCAGCTGTCCGAATGAATGAGGCGGAGGATCTCCATCATTGCTTCTCAGTGATATAACAGCAAGGATATTAATTTCACTAACAGTATCTTTAGATATCACAATGCAGACCCTCACACCCCACGTGTATTGGGCACAGCGGCATGGAGACATCTACCTGCGTGTGGAGCTGAGTGACGCTAAGGTATGTTACGGATGCTCTCCTGGACCGACCTGTCATCGAGCTAGATGGTCAGGATAAGCCAGCTAGATAGTCAACGTTACTTTCAGACAGTAATACGTGTATTTGTTTAAGCTCACTGCTGGACGTTGTAAATTGAATGCACGTTGCTGACATGAACAAACGACATACATTACATTAGCTACAATGCTCCTTTTGAGAATGGAGTGATATCAGCCCATGCTTACATGTTAGCTAGTAAGCTCATAAATCTAGCAAGCTAATTTACCACTTGTTCTATTAGCTATACCGAGTGATAACAAACGTGTAACATGTCACTACTAGACAGAATAACttactatatataatatataaaacgtatatatattatataaagtTTCCTGAGATCCTGATCCAGTGTTTCCACATTCCAAAATCACGTCGTCGTGAGAAGTATGGTTCTCGACGAGGCTAGATAGTAGCTAACACTCAACTACTGAAGCTAGCTAGATGGCTACTGTAATTAATATTGAGTTGTAGTAACTAGTGGTGGTGCATCTACCAAATGTCACGCTTCATAAAATATTCAGGAATTGTCATGGTGATCGCTGGATCCAATTTAGCCAATCAGCAAACACACAGCTACTCACTCAAGGTGCATCGTGATCACGTGTACTCCAGCTACGTAGTACTGTGCGTAATGTCATCAGAATATGTTAAGTGATGTTGTATGTGTGAAGGAAACGCATCCATTTCAGTCACTTAGTTTGAGCTCAACCAATGTCCGTGTGGTTTCTATATTTCCCCTTGTAGCTGACAGTCTTCTGCTTTTTGATGCAAGACATTTTCTTTTGCGTTTTTAGAATCTTGATATCTGCGTGCAAAACAACACCCTGCAATTCAAAGGTCGGTGTTTGTGTTACGTTTGAACAGAAAGAATGAAAATAACTCTAGTCTGTACAGAGTACATGGTATTAAATCGATGTTCCTTTGTTGGACAGCTCAGGGTCATGGAGCTAAAGGAGACAATGACTATGAGTTCAGTCTGGTGTTCCTGGAACCAGTGAAACCGGAGGtattctattattttctattcCAGAAATGTACTTTTTCATTAGTGATAATACCTCACACTCTTCTCAGTCTCGAAGACAAACATTCTCTTCTGGTACTAGAGATTGTTACTGCTTGCTGCATGTGGTTTATTATTAAGTGTGTCTTCCACAGGAGGCGGCTCAtgataatgtctggaacggagcaaatggaacggcatcaaacacctggaaaccatgtgtttgatgtattaaATACCGTTCCACTGACTCCGCTCCAGTCGTTACCACGAGCACCTCCTCCccaaatgaaggtgccaccaacctcctgtggtgtctacAATTATTATCATActcgctgtgtgtctgtctgccaggTTAGTCACAGGTCCACCCAGCGCCTGTTAAATGTGACAGTGAGGAAGCAAGAGCAGCGTTGGTGGGATAGACTCACTCTGCAGGAGAGGAAACCTCTCTTCCTGACGCCAGACTTCGACCGTTGGCTCGACGAATCAGACGCGGAGATGGAGCTTCAGGCTAAGGTAGTAATGACCAAGGCCAGCTTTGGTACAACTTTTAGATGTAATACATAAGGAAGTATAAGGCTTTATTTATTTGTCTTTTATAAGGGTGTTATGACATGTATTACACCTGatggtctgtctgtttgttttcaGGAAGAGGAGAAGATAAACAAGGTCAGCATCGAGTCAAGAATCCATAAAGACCGTAAGTACCGAGCAGTGCAGCTGTGAACAGCCCTTATCTCTAATCTGAATATTTACATTTCTTGGTAAAGATGCTGTTGGtttagaccagggatcatcaactaagtTCAGCCTCGGGCTGATTTTACTTATTTTTCTTGACCAGTTGGTCGACAGACCGGAAAATAactacaaatcatttgtagactgcaatgTGACGGCAAGAATCCAAAACgtatcatttcaaaccttgcttaaatCTGTATATGATCATgtctctctctattatgcgtgggaatacttgagaACAGattttccaaaattaaaatcacttatcacagatttcctggtgttttaacACACTTTCATCTCAatgaaaatgcaaaaaaaaaaaaaaaaaaactctcaaAAGTTGGGAGGCCAAATCAATCGGCCCGCGGGCAGCCAATTGGAGAACCCTGGTTTTGACTGCATCATCTTTTAGTTTATACCACACACAAGTACAAGCTACCTTTTTTAAGTACTAGATATTTGAAAATGTAAACATCTGAAATGTCATTTCAAATCATTTGGTTTTGGTATAGACGTACAAAACCAACTGACTGGAGTCtccttttgtatttatttaattgtgTTTTATTGAAAGCTGTACAATGTTCTCTCAGCCTACCTGGAGAAGGGCTGTCTGTTCATGTACAACCTGGTGTTATGTGGTTTGTTCTCTCAGCCTACCTGGGTCTGAAGAAGGGCTGTCTGTTCATGTACAACCTGGTGTTATGTGGTTTGTTCTCTCAGCCTACCTGGGTCTGAAGAAGGGCTATCTGTTCATGTACAACCTGGTGTTATGTGGTTTGTTCTCTCAGCCTACCTGGGTCTGAAGAAGGGCTATCTGTTCATGTACAACCTGGTGTTATGTGGTTTGTTCTCTCAGCCTACCTGGGTCTGAAGAAGGGCTATCTGTTCATGTACAACCTGGTGTTATGTGGTTTGTTCTCTCAGCCTACCTGGGTCTGAAGAAGGGCTATCTGTTCATGTACAACCTGGTCCAGTTCCTGGGCTTCTCCTGGATCTTTGTCAACATGACCGTCCGTCTCTTCATCCTGGGACAAGGTCAGTGGTCCGGAGCTTGCTGAGGGTCCAGCCTGTTAGTAGctgttgtttgtttgttggttgtCTTGAGAGTTGACTACAGCGTTGGCCATAGACACTAAGTAGGTTAAGTGGTCAGTGTTTCAGGGATGGAAAAGAATACAATCAGAATCTTTCCTTTTCAACAGCTGCGGTTGGAACTAGCTACCTCAGAACTGGTTCGTCAACATAATGTAAGAGAGTTAGTATAGATGGCTCATATAACACTAATATTTACATACATTATCATTcttccttttatttattttttagctgAAAGCTGTCTAGTTTCAACAGTATTTTTATTCAGTTGTGTTTCTGTGAAGTGATCTGAGTGAGTCGTATTAAACCACCAAGCCGACGTGTTACTTCCTTAGAATAACTAAACAGGCTCTTTATTCATAGATGTGTCAATTTGAATATGAGAAAGGGAACATTGACTCTAGTCTGTAGATGAATTTGTCTTGCAAATAGCTTTGTGGTCCAGTCTGTTTTGTGTTTGTATGTCTTCACAACAATTTAAGAGTTGACAACAGCAGTAGTTGCCACCCTGTTGTGTTGTGTCTATCCACAGAGATACTTGAGGAGACTAATGAGAACGTAGACTTACTGGTGAAATGCACATCAATTGGTACTTGGGGTGTACTTCAGGCATAGCTAAATGTGATTGGTGTAGAGTAACTAAAataggttgagaaccactggacTTGAGCACGTACAgtgtggaaccaggctactctggAAATGCAGTGTTTGGCCTAACATGTTAGCACCACTGTGTTCtacctctctcaattcaaggggctttattgtcatgggaaacatgttaacatatctacctctctctctNNNNNNNNNNNNNNNNNNNNNNNNNNNNNNNNNNNNNNNNNNNNNNNNNNNNNNNNNNNNNNNNNNNNNNNNNNNNNNNNNNNNNNNNNNNNNNNNNNNNgtctctgtctctgtctctctgtctctgtctctgtctctctctctctctctctctctctgtgtctctctgtctctctctctctctctctctctctctctctctctctcttatcagaCTCGTTCTATGACACGTTCCACACCATTGCTGACATGATGTACTTCTGTCAGATGATGGCCGTAGCAGAGGTCATGAACCCTCTAGTGGGTCTGGTCAAGACAGGGGTGTTCCCAGCTATGATCCAGGTATGGTTCaatccaaacacacagaaaaataACTTTCAAAATGACTTGGGTTTAAAATAAAACACGTGCTAATTT
It encodes the following:
- the LOC139575515 gene encoding very-long-chain (3R)-3-hydroxyacyl-CoA dehydratase-like codes for the protein MQTLTPHVYWAQRHGDIYLRVELSDAKNLDICVQNNTLQFKAQGHGAKGDNDYEFSLVFLEPVKPEVSHRSTQRLLNVTVRKQEQRWWDRLTLQERKPLFLTPDFDRWLDESDAEMELQAKEEEKINKVSIESRIHKDPYLGLKKGYLFMYNLVQFLGFSWIFVNMTVRLFILGQDSFYDTFHTIADMMYFCQMMAVAEVMNPLVGLVKTGVFPAMIQVVGRNVILFVIFGSLEEMQNKAVVFFVFYLWSTIEIYRYPFYMLACIDTDWKLLTWLRYSIWMPLYPLGVLAEAVAVIQSLPIFDETRLYSIPLPTVLGSSVSFSFTLKIYLVLMFLGLFINFRHLFRQRRRRMRSRKRKMN